One genomic region from Candidatus Dormiibacterota bacterium encodes:
- a CDS encoding Rieske (2Fe-2S) protein, producing the protein MSRRVRRVAAYVDALLRNRRPPRGRQDADDLEALAAAIELSAARPQAGLPDPRFVERLEARLREHAGGDVPAGGRLSRRGLLRAGGLAAAAAATGVVVDRLAVDHPPGSPGEPEELAVDGGRWHAVVALDALPVGRAARFSTGRVEGVVVHRGGGDLLALSAVCTHLGCILQLDQNAGRLDCPCHRAAFGLGGEVLYHEQPQPLRPLPRIPVRIRDGQVEVHVV; encoded by the coding sequence GTGAGCCGCCGGGTCCGGCGCGTCGCCGCCTACGTCGACGCGCTGCTCCGCAACCGCCGGCCACCCCGGGGCCGGCAGGACGCCGACGACCTCGAGGCGCTCGCCGCCGCGATCGAGCTCTCGGCCGCGCGCCCCCAGGCGGGGCTGCCCGACCCCCGCTTCGTCGAGCGGCTGGAGGCCCGGCTGCGCGAGCACGCCGGCGGCGATGTCCCCGCCGGAGGGCGGCTCAGCCGCCGCGGCCTGCTCCGCGCCGGGGGCCTGGCGGCGGCGGCGGCGGCCACCGGCGTGGTGGTCGACCGGCTCGCCGTCGACCACCCCCCGGGCAGCCCCGGCGAGCCGGAGGAGCTGGCGGTCGACGGCGGCCGCTGGCACGCCGTGGTGGCCCTCGACGCCCTGCCCGTGGGCCGGGCGGCGCGCTTCTCCACCGGCCGGGTGGAGGGGGTGGTGGTCCACCGCGGCGGCGGCGACCTTCTCGCGCTCTCGGCGGTGTGCACCCACCTGGGCTGCATCCTGCAGCTCGACCAGAACGCCGGCCGGCTCGACTGCCCCTGCCACCGCGCCGCCTTCGGGCTCGGTGGCGAGGTGCTGTACCACGAGCAGCCCCAGCCGCTGCGGCCGCTGCCGCGCATTCCCGTCCGGATCCGCGATGGCCAGGTCGAGGTGCACGTCGTCTAG
- a CDS encoding sigma-70 family RNA polymerase sigma factor, with protein MTPSDVRPLRLGIVDGMAPPDWEAVYRDNIVSIYRLMYSRVGNQPDAEDLTSQVFLGALPHLRPGASGGEVHRYLLATARTVLADHWRRRMGVELTTLDEETAAAPGEGGDAGEATATERVRRVRRLLSALPANHRTILELRFLSGCSLREAAARMGISVGNAKVVQYRALRRAAELEHEVAP; from the coding sequence GTGACCCCGTCTGACGTTCGGCCGCTGCGCCTCGGTATCGTCGACGGCATGGCCCCGCCCGACTGGGAGGCGGTGTACCGCGACAACATCGTCAGCATCTACCGCCTCATGTACTCGAGGGTGGGCAACCAGCCCGACGCCGAGGACCTCACCTCGCAGGTGTTCCTCGGCGCTCTCCCCCACCTCCGCCCCGGGGCCTCGGGCGGCGAGGTGCACCGCTACCTGCTGGCGACGGCGCGCACCGTGCTCGCCGACCACTGGCGCCGGCGCATGGGGGTCGAGCTCACCACCCTCGACGAGGAGACCGCCGCCGCCCCCGGAGAGGGCGGCGACGCCGGTGAGGCGACCGCCACGGAGCGGGTGCGCCGGGTGCGCCGGCTGCTGAGCGCCCTTCCCGCCAACCATCGCACCATCCTCGAGCTGCGCTTCCTCTCCGGCTGCTCGCTGCGCGAGGCGGCGGCGCGCATGGGCATCAGCGTGGGCAATGCCAAGGTGGTGCAGTACCGCGCGCTGCGGCGCGCCGCCGAGCTCGAACACGAGGTGGCGCCGTGA
- a CDS encoding enoyl-CoA hydratase, which produces MTDVAAGRRYQHLLLEDGGPVAVVTMNRPERRNALSVAHMEELVDALRGIGSRSDIGAVVLRGAGPAFCAGHDLGEMVDRELDEFRHLFAVCTTLMETIQGIPQPVIAEVHGIATAAGCQLVATCDLAVAADTARFATPGVRIGLFCSTPMVALSRAVGRKKALEMLLTGEPVGAEEALRHGLVNRVVPAERLREETTALATQVAAASHHVVGLGKHAFYEQIEMTQDAAYEHTREVMSRNATDADGQEGICAFLEKRPPVWRGR; this is translated from the coding sequence ATGACCGACGTCGCCGCAGGCCGGCGGTACCAGCACCTGCTGCTCGAGGACGGCGGCCCCGTCGCCGTGGTCACCATGAACCGTCCGGAGCGGCGCAACGCTCTCTCGGTGGCGCACATGGAGGAGCTCGTCGACGCCCTCCGGGGCATCGGGAGCCGCTCCGACATCGGCGCGGTGGTGCTCCGCGGGGCCGGACCCGCCTTCTGCGCCGGGCACGACCTCGGTGAGATGGTCGACCGCGAGCTCGACGAGTTCCGGCACCTCTTCGCGGTCTGCACCACCCTGATGGAGACGATCCAGGGCATCCCCCAGCCGGTCATCGCCGAGGTGCACGGCATCGCCACCGCGGCCGGCTGCCAGCTGGTGGCCACCTGCGACCTGGCGGTCGCCGCCGACACCGCCCGCTTCGCCACCCCCGGGGTGCGCATCGGCCTCTTCTGCTCGACGCCGATGGTGGCGCTGAGCCGTGCCGTGGGCCGCAAGAAGGCGCTGGAGATGCTGCTGACCGGCGAGCCGGTCGGTGCCGAGGAGGCGCTGCGCCACGGCCTGGTCAACCGGGTGGTGCCCGCCGAGCGGCTGCGCGAGGAGACGACGGCGCTGGCGACCCAGGTCGCCGCCGCCAGCCACCACGTGGTCGGGCTGGGCAAGCACGCGTTCTACGAGCAGATCGAGATGACCCAGGACGCCGCCTACGAGCACACCCGCGAGGTGATGTCCCGGAACGCCACCGACGCCGACGGGCAGGAGGGGATCTGCGCCTTCCTCGAGAAGCGCCCGCCGGTGTGGCGGGGGCGCTGA
- the cynS gene encoding cyanase, whose protein sequence is MEREEATEIIVDARLRQGKTWSELADVAGRSKVWTTSALLGQQAMPRDVAERVGAALDLDDEVVSALQRSPSKGALGDVIPTDPLLYRFYEIVQVYGTTLKELIHEDFGDGIMSAIDFEMEMERLPDPKGDRVKLTLHGKFLPYRIW, encoded by the coding sequence ATGGAGCGCGAGGAGGCGACCGAGATCATCGTCGACGCCCGCCTGCGCCAGGGCAAGACCTGGTCGGAGCTGGCCGACGTGGCGGGACGCAGCAAGGTGTGGACGACGTCGGCGCTGCTGGGGCAGCAGGCGATGCCACGGGACGTCGCCGAGAGGGTGGGCGCGGCCCTCGACCTCGACGACGAGGTGGTCAGCGCGCTGCAGCGCTCGCCCTCCAAGGGGGCGCTCGGCGACGTCATCCCCACCGACCCGCTGCTCTACCGCTTCTACGAGATCGTCCAGGTCTACGGGACGACCCTGAAGGAGCTGATCCACGAGGACTTCGGCGATGGGATCATGTCGGCGATCGACTTCGAGATGGAGATGGAGCGCCTGCCCGACCCCAAGGGCGACCGGGTCAAGCTGACCCTGCACGGCAAGTTCCTGCCCTACCGGATCTGGTAG
- a CDS encoding DUF167 domain-containing protein — translation MVLSVRAHPGASRERVRWDGERLHLWLTAAAAEGQANRAVVLAVARWLEVPPARVRLRAGTRSRTKLVEVDGDPPLPAAAEGYQIR, via the coding sequence ATGGTCCTGAGCGTGCGCGCCCACCCCGGCGCCTCCCGCGAGCGGGTGAGATGGGACGGCGAGCGCCTCCACCTCTGGCTGACCGCCGCTGCCGCCGAGGGACAGGCCAACCGCGCCGTGGTCCTGGCGGTGGCGCGCTGGCTCGAGGTGCCGCCGGCGCGGGTCCGGCTGCGCGCCGGTACCCGCTCCCGCACCAAGCTGGTCGAGGTCGACGGCGATCCCCCGCTGCCCGCGGCCGCCGAGGGCTACCAGATCCGGTAG
- a CDS encoding C39 family peptidase — translation MRTSPPGWRRGRRLLAIATVLAAMTSLRPDPGLAATAPVAPVAAVHGGAVLDGFGGLHPFGGLALNTSGSTYWNGWDIARSLALRADGSGGWVLDGFGGIHPFGAAAPVSGAPYWSGWDIARAVVVTSTDAAGVADGRQGYVLDGFGGVHPWGGAPVIGAPPYTAGQDRARGLEIHHDALGVPDGGWVLDAAGTVHAFGAAPPPAAAPSPAAPVWQALHASGAALYAVPRWGVVSTLGPGISPFWDGYADWGSWDILRDLVLVGAPNPLTVAQPVSSAASATLGWASRSHGGATLDGYGGLHPFGGLPLDTTGAPYWRGWDIARSLALRDDGSGGWVLDGYGGVHAFGRAGPVSAPAYWGGWDIARALVVTSRGADGLADGRQGYVLDGYGGLHPWGGAPNLTSSVYWSGWDVARGLEIHLDAGGRPDGGWVLDAFGGIHPFGAAPALASPADYLSGRDLALKLHLAGGTAYVVRRFGGISAPASLAPSWGGYTDWGAWDILRDTVLINPGDPRPVPQPVSPAAAVAYRTQADRYTMWVPAVQQAYALDCEAAALTAALAARGVTVTQEWVLAQIGADSRQPQLDASRRILRWGNPNLTFVGDVNGSEPRDTGYGVYQAPIAAAARAAGRPAIGARGWDPWALLDEVARGHPAVIWVDTTFTPVTMHQWTAWDGSTVDYSIGEHAVTVVGVDAVAGTMTLLDVAHAQLRTFTIAQFVGFFASFGNMAVVVS, via the coding sequence GTGCGCACCTCTCCACCCGGATGGCGCCGCGGCCGCCGCCTGCTCGCGATCGCGACGGTGCTGGCCGCGATGACCTCCCTCCGCCCCGACCCCGGGCTCGCCGCCACCGCCCCGGTGGCGCCCGTCGCCGCCGTCCACGGAGGCGCGGTGCTCGACGGCTTCGGCGGCCTGCATCCCTTCGGCGGGCTCGCCCTGAACACCAGCGGGTCCACCTACTGGAACGGCTGGGACATCGCCCGCTCGCTCGCCCTCCGCGCCGACGGCTCCGGCGGCTGGGTGCTCGACGGCTTCGGCGGCATCCATCCCTTCGGCGCCGCCGCCCCGGTGAGCGGCGCCCCCTACTGGTCGGGGTGGGACATCGCCCGGGCCGTGGTGGTCACCTCCACCGACGCCGCCGGCGTCGCCGACGGCCGCCAGGGCTACGTCCTCGACGGCTTCGGCGGCGTGCACCCCTGGGGCGGCGCCCCGGTCATCGGCGCCCCTCCGTACACCGCCGGGCAGGACCGGGCCCGTGGCCTGGAGATCCACCACGACGCCCTCGGCGTGCCCGACGGCGGCTGGGTGCTCGACGCCGCCGGCACCGTCCACGCCTTCGGGGCGGCGCCGCCGCCCGCCGCCGCACCCTCGCCCGCGGCGCCGGTGTGGCAGGCGCTCCACGCCAGCGGCGCGGCCCTGTACGCGGTGCCCCGCTGGGGGGTGGTGAGCACCCTTGGACCCGGCATCTCGCCCTTCTGGGACGGCTACGCCGACTGGGGGTCGTGGGACATCCTCCGCGACCTCGTGCTGGTCGGCGCCCCCAACCCGCTGACCGTCGCCCAGCCGGTGAGCAGCGCCGCGAGCGCCACCCTGGGCTGGGCGAGCCGGTCCCACGGCGGCGCGACCCTGGACGGCTACGGCGGCCTGCATCCCTTCGGCGGGCTCCCCCTCGACACCACCGGCGCCCCGTACTGGCGGGGCTGGGACATCGCCCGCTCGCTGGCGCTGCGCGACGACGGCTCCGGGGGCTGGGTGCTCGACGGCTACGGCGGCGTCCACGCGTTCGGGCGCGCCGGCCCGGTGAGCGCCCCCGCCTACTGGGGCGGGTGGGACATCGCCCGCGCCCTGGTGGTCACCTCGCGCGGCGCCGACGGCCTCGCCGACGGCCGCCAGGGGTACGTGCTCGACGGCTACGGCGGCCTCCACCCCTGGGGCGGCGCGCCGAACCTGACCTCGTCCGTCTACTGGAGCGGCTGGGACGTCGCCCGCGGCCTCGAGATCCACCTCGACGCCGGCGGCCGGCCCGACGGCGGCTGGGTGCTCGACGCCTTCGGCGGCATCCATCCCTTCGGCGCCGCCCCGGCGCTGGCCTCACCCGCCGACTACCTGTCCGGCCGCGACCTCGCCCTGAAGCTGCACCTCGCCGGCGGCACCGCCTACGTGGTGCGGCGCTTCGGCGGCATCAGCGCCCCCGCGTCGCTGGCCCCGAGCTGGGGGGGCTACACCGACTGGGGGGCGTGGGACATCCTCCGCGACACCGTGCTCATCAACCCCGGAGACCCGCGGCCGGTGCCGCAGCCGGTCAGCCCGGCGGCGGCGGTCGCCTACCGCACCCAGGCCGACCGGTACACGATGTGGGTCCCGGCGGTGCAGCAGGCCTACGCCCTCGACTGCGAGGCCGCCGCCCTGACCGCCGCGCTCGCCGCCCGCGGCGTCACCGTGACCCAGGAGTGGGTGCTCGCCCAGATCGGCGCCGACTCCCGCCAGCCCCAGCTCGACGCCAGCCGCCGCATCCTCCGCTGGGGCAACCCGAACCTCACCTTCGTCGGCGACGTCAACGGCTCCGAGCCCCGCGACACCGGCTACGGCGTCTACCAGGCGCCGATCGCCGCCGCCGCCCGCGCCGCGGGCCGCCCCGCCATCGGGGCCCGCGGCTGGGACCCCTGGGCGCTGCTCGACGAGGTCGCCAGGGGCCACCCGGCGGTGATCTGGGTGGACACCACCTTCACCCCGGTGACGATGCACCAGTGGACCGCCTGGGACGGCAGCACCGTCGACTACTCGATCGGCGAGCACGCCGTGACCGTCGTCGGGGTCGACGCCGTGGCCGGGACCATGACCCTGCTGGATGTTGCGCACGCCCAGCTGCGGACGTTCACCATCGCGCAGTTCGTCGGGTTCTTCGCGAGCTTCGGGAACATGGCGGTGGTGGTGAGCTGA
- a CDS encoding UGSC family (seleno)protein codes for MDLTSGGGLELLDPTAERESGDRPLAAPIDGAPGLRIALLDIRKPRGDVFLDELERLLSDRGFLVERTAKPTFTRPAPADLRREIAERCDALVEALADUGSCVSCGLHDVVSFEGLGRPAVLVASSVFREVADAEARNLGQPAIRRVFVPHPIQDRTDDEMRELAVAVADEVLAALRR; via the coding sequence ATGGACCTGACCTCCGGCGGCGGCCTGGAGCTGCTCGACCCCACCGCCGAGCGCGAGAGCGGCGACCGTCCCCTGGCGGCGCCGATCGACGGTGCCCCCGGGCTGCGGATCGCGCTGCTCGACATCCGCAAGCCGCGCGGCGACGTCTTCCTCGACGAGCTCGAGCGGCTGCTGAGCGATCGCGGCTTCCTGGTGGAGCGCACCGCCAAGCCCACCTTCACCCGCCCCGCGCCCGCCGACCTCCGCCGCGAGATCGCCGAGCGCTGCGACGCGCTGGTCGAAGCCCTCGCCGATTGAGGCTCGTGCGTGTCGTGCGGTCTGCACGACGTGGTCTCCTTCGAGGGGCTGGGCCGGCCCGCGGTGCTGGTGGCCTCCAGCGTCTTCCGCGAGGTCGCCGACGCCGAGGCCCGGAACCTCGGCCAGCCGGCGATCCGCCGGGTCTTCGTCCCCCATCCCATCCAGGACCGCACCGACGACGAGATGCGCGAGCTGGCGGTCGCCGTGGCCGACGAGGTGCTGGCGGCGCTGCGCCGGTAG
- a CDS encoding thioredoxin, with protein sequence MARELVAIIKHDCPVCVELLPALDAAAADGAPLRIVSQSDGGDTAALWERLRLVSPVELDEGLELSARFDPDAVPTVLLLDGGEEHGRVEGLARDRIAGLAAEAGFALHLDGLPAHRPGCASRTRDPRIAAALAVRAARAEGRLRSRSLIIGAHEDPHEALFERGVTDGLPVVPPTPERVVAMLEGTRRDPQDVVGVVPPYGGTATVEKVAVNAVMAGCRPEHLPFVLAAVDAACEERFSMHGLLATTHPAGPLVVASGPLTERVGMNARGNCLGQGNRANLGIGRSLQLVVRNIGGGRPQLEDRSAHGQPGKVGACFAELQEGSPWEPLSADRGFDAGETTVTLYAAEAPRLILDQIARDPEGLCASLALALQSVAHPKQLFIWDALLVIGPEHGRILREAGWDRARTREELMRRTTSRIGDMLRGAGGSPEGLDPAVFGGNPDGPITKFAGPDRIGLVHAGGSAGLFSMVYGMWASGEIGSTPVTRSVEPWT encoded by the coding sequence GTGGCCCGAGAGCTGGTCGCCATCATCAAGCACGACTGCCCGGTGTGCGTCGAGCTGCTCCCCGCCCTCGACGCGGCGGCGGCGGACGGCGCCCCCCTGCGCATCGTCTCGCAGTCGGACGGCGGCGACACCGCGGCACTGTGGGAGCGGCTCCGGCTCGTCTCCCCCGTGGAGCTCGACGAGGGGTTGGAGCTGAGCGCCCGCTTCGACCCCGACGCGGTGCCCACGGTGCTGCTGCTCGACGGCGGCGAGGAGCACGGGCGGGTCGAGGGCCTGGCCCGAGACCGCATCGCCGGGCTCGCCGCCGAGGCGGGGTTCGCGCTCCACCTCGACGGCCTCCCCGCCCATCGCCCCGGCTGCGCCAGCCGCACCCGCGACCCGCGGATCGCCGCCGCCCTCGCGGTGCGCGCGGCCAGGGCCGAGGGCCGGCTGCGCTCGCGGTCGCTGATCATCGGCGCCCACGAGGACCCCCACGAGGCCCTGTTCGAGCGCGGCGTCACCGATGGGCTGCCGGTGGTGCCGCCCACCCCCGAGCGGGTGGTCGCGATGCTCGAGGGCACCCGTCGCGACCCCCAGGACGTGGTCGGGGTGGTGCCCCCCTACGGCGGCACCGCCACCGTCGAGAAGGTGGCGGTCAACGCGGTGATGGCCGGCTGCCGGCCCGAGCATCTGCCCTTCGTCCTCGCCGCCGTCGACGCCGCCTGCGAGGAGCGCTTCAGCATGCACGGGCTGCTCGCCACCACCCATCCGGCGGGGCCGCTGGTGGTGGCCAGCGGTCCGCTCACCGAGCGGGTGGGGATGAACGCCCGGGGCAACTGCCTGGGTCAGGGCAACCGGGCCAACCTCGGCATCGGCAGGAGCCTCCAGCTGGTGGTGCGCAACATCGGCGGCGGCCGCCCCCAGCTCGAGGACCGCTCCGCCCACGGCCAGCCGGGCAAGGTCGGCGCCTGCTTCGCCGAGCTGCAGGAGGGCTCGCCCTGGGAGCCCCTGTCCGCCGACCGCGGCTTCGACGCCGGCGAGACCACGGTGACCCTCTACGCCGCCGAGGCGCCCCGGCTGATCCTCGACCAGATCGCCCGTGACCCCGAGGGCCTGTGCGCCAGCCTCGCCCTCGCGCTGCAATCGGTGGCCCACCCCAAGCAGCTGTTCATCTGGGACGCGCTGCTGGTGATCGGGCCGGAGCACGGGCGCATCCTGCGCGAGGCCGGCTGGGACCGGGCCCGGACCCGCGAGGAGCTGATGCGCCGCACCACCTCGCGGATCGGCGACATGCTCCGCGGTGCCGGCGGGTCGCCCGAGGGCCTCGACCCCGCCGTCTTCGGGGGCAACCCCGACGGCCCCATCACCAAGTTCGCCGGCCCCGACCGGATCGGACTGGTCCACGCCGGCGGCAGCGCCGGCCTCTTCAGCATGGTGTACGGGATGTGGGCGTCGGGCGAGATCGGCTCGACCCCGGTGACGAGGAGCGTGGAGCCATGGACCTGA
- a CDS encoding mycofactocin-coupled SDR family oxidoreductase — translation MLEGRVALVTGAARGQGRSHAVALARAGADVAVCDLAAPLATVPYPLGTAEELAGTALLVEAEGRRCVSAVLDVRDGAALAELVERAVARLGRLDTVVANAGVISYGAAWELSDAQWDEVVGVNLTGVWRTCRAAVPAMLAGGEGGAIVIATSTAALKGLSGMAHYAAAKHGCIGLARSLALELAAHRIRVNCVAPGGVRTPMGTNPQMQGVMEADPHLAHSLTAALPVDLVEPEDVSAAVVWLCSDAARHVTGAVLPVDAGTLLR, via the coding sequence ATGCTGGAGGGCAGGGTCGCTCTGGTGACCGGCGCCGCCCGGGGCCAGGGGCGCTCCCACGCGGTCGCTCTCGCCCGCGCCGGCGCCGACGTCGCGGTGTGCGACCTGGCCGCGCCGCTCGCCACCGTCCCCTACCCGCTGGGCACCGCCGAGGAGCTCGCCGGGACGGCGCTGCTGGTGGAGGCGGAGGGGCGCCGCTGCGTCTCCGCGGTGCTGGACGTCCGCGACGGCGCCGCCCTGGCGGAGCTGGTCGAGCGCGCCGTCGCACGCCTCGGCCGGCTCGACACCGTGGTCGCCAACGCCGGGGTGATCAGCTACGGCGCCGCCTGGGAGCTGAGCGACGCGCAGTGGGACGAGGTGGTCGGGGTCAACCTCACCGGGGTGTGGCGGACCTGCCGGGCGGCGGTGCCGGCGATGCTCGCCGGCGGCGAGGGCGGCGCCATCGTGATCGCCACCTCGACGGCGGCGCTCAAGGGGCTGAGCGGGATGGCGCACTACGCGGCCGCCAAGCACGGCTGCATCGGGCTGGCCCGGTCGCTGGCCCTCGAGCTGGCGGCCCATCGCATCCGGGTGAACTGCGTCGCCCCCGGCGGCGTGCGCACGCCCATGGGCACGAATCCGCAGATGCAGGGGGTGATGGAGGCCGATCCCCACCTCGCCCACAGCCTGACCGCCGCCCTCCCCGTCGACCTGGTCGAGCCCGAGGACGTCAGCGCCGCGGTGGTCTGGCTCTGCTCCGACGCCGCCCGCCACGTCACCGGCGCGGTGCTGCCCGTCGATGCGGGAACGCTGCTCCGCTAG
- a CDS encoding AMP-binding protein produces the protein MPAPSYVHGAHPVPLLGETIGENLRRTVQRFADREALVVREQGYRATYGELWEQVGEAARGLMARGVGRGDRVGIWSPNRSEWVVVQYATARIGAILVNINPAYRTAELEYALNQSGVSFLILARAFRQADYAGMLGQVRGSCPELREALVLEDGWEALLRDSDRVSEARLAEREAGLQFDDPINIQYTSGTTGFPKGATLSHHSILNNGFFIGEALRYTEADRVCIPVPFYHCFGMVLGNLACTTHGSTMVIPGEAYDPVAVMETVQAERCTSLYGVPTMFIGELDHPRFSEFDFSSLRTGIMAGSPCPVEVMKRVQSTMSMTEVTIAYGMTETSPVSTQSATDDPLEKRVSTVGRIHPHVEIKVVDPETGAVVPRGERGELCTRGYNVMLGYWNNEEATRAAIDAGRWMHTGDLAVMDDDGYLNIVGRIKDMIIRGGENIYPREIEEFLYGHPDVADVQVIGVPSERYGEEVMAWVKLREGAAITGDQLTEHCRGKIAGFKIPRYWKFVDEFPMTVTGKIQKFRMREAAVEELGLEAAAGVRTA, from the coding sequence ATGCCCGCGCCCTCGTATGTCCACGGAGCTCACCCGGTGCCGCTGCTGGGGGAGACGATCGGCGAGAACCTGCGCCGCACCGTGCAGCGGTTCGCCGACCGTGAGGCGCTGGTGGTGCGCGAGCAGGGCTACCGGGCCACCTACGGCGAGCTCTGGGAGCAGGTGGGCGAGGCCGCCCGTGGGCTGATGGCCCGCGGGGTGGGCCGCGGCGACCGGGTCGGCATCTGGTCGCCCAACCGCAGCGAGTGGGTGGTGGTCCAGTACGCCACCGCGCGGATCGGCGCCATCCTCGTGAACATCAACCCCGCCTACCGCACCGCCGAGCTCGAGTACGCGCTCAACCAGTCCGGGGTGAGCTTCCTGATCCTCGCCCGCGCCTTCCGCCAGGCCGACTACGCGGGCATGCTCGGCCAGGTCCGCGGCAGCTGCCCGGAGCTGCGCGAGGCGCTGGTGCTCGAGGACGGCTGGGAGGCGCTGCTCCGCGACTCGGACCGGGTCTCCGAGGCGCGGCTGGCCGAGCGCGAGGCGGGGCTGCAGTTCGACGACCCCATCAACATCCAGTACACGTCGGGCACCACCGGTTTCCCCAAGGGCGCGACCCTGTCGCACCACAGCATCCTCAACAACGGCTTCTTCATCGGCGAGGCGCTGCGCTACACCGAGGCCGACCGGGTCTGCATCCCGGTGCCCTTCTACCACTGCTTCGGCATGGTGCTCGGCAACCTGGCCTGCACCACCCACGGCAGCACCATGGTGATCCCCGGCGAGGCCTACGACCCGGTGGCGGTGATGGAGACGGTCCAGGCGGAGCGCTGCACCTCGCTCTACGGGGTGCCGACGATGTTCATCGGCGAGCTCGACCACCCCCGCTTCTCCGAGTTCGACTTCTCCTCGCTGCGCACCGGGATCATGGCCGGCTCGCCCTGCCCCGTCGAGGTGATGAAGCGGGTGCAGTCGACGATGTCCATGACCGAGGTCACGATCGCCTACGGGATGACCGAGACCTCGCCGGTCTCCACCCAGAGCGCCACCGACGACCCGCTGGAGAAGCGGGTCTCCACGGTCGGCCGGATCCACCCCCACGTCGAGATCAAGGTGGTCGACCCCGAGACCGGCGCGGTCGTGCCCCGGGGCGAGCGCGGCGAGCTCTGCACCCGCGGCTACAACGTGATGCTCGGCTACTGGAACAACGAGGAGGCCACCCGGGCGGCGATCGACGCCGGCCGCTGGATGCACACCGGCGACCTGGCGGTGATGGACGACGACGGCTACCTGAACATCGTCGGCCGGATCAAGGACATGATCATCCGGGGCGGCGAGAACATCTATCCGCGGGAGATCGAGGAGTTCCTCTACGGCCATCCCGACGTCGCCGACGTCCAGGTGATCGGCGTCCCCAGCGAGCGGTACGGCGAGGAGGTGATGGCCTGGGTGAAGCTGCGCGAGGGCGCGGCGATCACCGGCGATCAGCTCACCGAGCACTGCCGCGGGAAGATCGCCGGCTTCAAGATCCCCCGCTACTGGAAGTTCGTCGACGAGTTCCCGATGACCGTCACCGGCAAGATCCAGAAGTTCCGGATGCGCGAGGCCGCGGTCGAGGAGCTGGGGCTGGAGGCGGCGGCGGGGGTGCGCACCGCGTGA